A part of Podarcis muralis chromosome 15, rPodMur119.hap1.1, whole genome shotgun sequence genomic DNA contains:
- the ESAM gene encoding endothelial cell-selective adhesion molecule isoform X2: MVYMTGGTKVVDSDFNRRLSFLYPMPFSNVSIAINNTKEGDSGQYMCTVNLLNSGSEQNIGLINLTVLVPPSQPKCQIHGSPRVGGNITLTCNSTFGKPIPKYNWRRTGPTDQVFFEPVQDRKRGILRLNNLTAGMSGTYFCNASSDAGSSSCTIALEVYPPINGAMVAGAVIGALIGLGLIILFPLQMLFYRRKMKESQEEIANEIKEDAVAPKTLSWAKSPGSDIVSKNGTLSSMNTTRDHKLYPSKPPSDTASITTATGSTVGYKPPFSNHRGGTHTPTPSLSSQSLPLYFPPMANGVHCHHANVPIHRNTLHRTNGAQPQAPRLHEPAAPTQGLTSSTLSRMGGVPVMVPAQSQAGSLV, encoded by the exons ATGGTGTACATGACCGGCGGGACAAAAGTGGTAGATTCGGATTTCAACCGTCGGCTCAGCTTCCTCTATCCCATGCCTTTCAGTAATGTCTCCATTGCAATTAATAATACCAAAGAAGGAGACTCAGGGCAGTACATGTGCACAGTGAACCTCCTCAACAGTGGGAGTGAGCAAAACATTGGACTCATCAACCTTACAGTCCTAG TTCCTCCATCCCAGCCAAAGTGTCAGATTCATGGAAGCCCTCGTGTCGGGGGGAACATTACCCTGACCTGCAATTCTACTTTTGGCAAGCCTATCCCTAAGTACAACTGGAGACGCACTGGACCCACCGATCAAGTTTTCTTTGAACCTGTGCAAG ATCGCAAGAGGGGGATTCTGAGGCTAAACAACCTCACGGCGGGTATGTCCGGAACCTATTTCTGCAATGCTTCCAGCGATGCTGGCTCTTCCAGCTGCACCATCGCCCTGGAGGTGTATCCAC CGATCAATGGAGCCATGGTGGCTGGTGCCGTCATAGGAGCCCTCATTGGACTTGGCCTGATCATTTTGTTTCCACTCCAGATGCTCTTCtacagaaggaaaatgaaagaaTCACAGGAGGAGATTGCCAATGAGATCAA GGAAGATGCTGTTGCCCCAAAGACTCTTTCCTGGGCGAAAAGTCCTGGCTCTGATATCGTCTCCAAAAACGgcaccttgtcctccatgaacacGACCCGGGATCACAAACTCTACCCGTCCAAGCCGCCCTCAGACACGGCCTCCATCACCACAGCCACTGGGAGCACAGTGGGCTACAAGCCCCCTTTCAGCAACCACCGCGGCGGGACCCACACGCCGACGCCCAGCCTCTCCAGCCAGTCCTTGCCCCTCTACTTCCCGCCGATGGCAAACGGGGTCCATTGCCACCATGCCAATGTGCCAATCCATAGGAACACCCTCCACAGGACAAACGGGGCTCAGCCACAGGCCCCCCGATTACACGAGCCTGCCGCCCCCACCCAAGGGCTCACCTCCTCCACCCTGAGCCGCATGGGGGGCGTCCCCGTCATGGTGCCTGCTCAGAGCCAAGCAGGATCCTTGGTGTAA